The following proteins are encoded in a genomic region of Synechococcus sp. CBW1002:
- a CDS encoding site-2 protease family protein has translation MSNGWQILRIRGIPLRIHPSWFVILMVATVAFQQHYAMASGETGGSFATWSVGLLTAVLLFVSVLLHELGHALVALNQGVRVNAITLFLLGGVASVERECSTARGALLVAAAGPAVSLVLGVTLLSLQHGAAHLAPLLGEMVQELGILNLVLALFNLLPGLPLDGGLILKALVWQVTGSQRRGVEVAMASGRFLSFLAVGLGTVLLLRGGGISGAWLILLGWFGLGAARNQRQMLALQQALKDLRVRDAAQRRFRVLESSDSLRQLSQLRLSQDKGPSDWVLVCDRGRWCGVIDDDPLQTLPVQRWDTERIADHLKPLASLPSIGEGDALWQAALRLEDGPESRLLVLSPAGLPSGTLERPELSEAVLGRLGVKLPAPMLELARRQGTYPLGLALGQVARSMVASGEVSVSPSL, from the coding sequence TTGAGCAACGGCTGGCAAATCCTGCGGATCCGGGGCATTCCGCTGCGGATCCACCCCAGCTGGTTTGTGATTCTGATGGTGGCCACGGTGGCGTTCCAGCAGCACTACGCCATGGCCTCCGGGGAGACGGGGGGAAGCTTTGCCACCTGGTCCGTGGGCCTGCTCACGGCCGTGCTGCTGTTCGTCTCGGTGCTGCTGCACGAGCTGGGACATGCCCTGGTGGCCCTCAATCAGGGGGTGCGGGTGAACGCGATCACCCTGTTCCTGCTTGGCGGAGTGGCAAGCGTGGAGCGGGAGTGTTCCACAGCCCGCGGTGCCCTGCTGGTGGCGGCGGCGGGCCCGGCCGTCAGCCTGGTCCTGGGCGTCACCTTGCTCTCCCTTCAGCACGGAGCAGCCCATCTCGCCCCCCTGCTCGGCGAGATGGTCCAGGAGCTCGGGATCCTCAACCTGGTGCTGGCTTTGTTCAACCTGCTGCCCGGTCTGCCCCTGGATGGTGGCCTGATCCTCAAGGCCCTGGTCTGGCAGGTCACGGGCAGCCAGCGCCGCGGTGTGGAGGTGGCGATGGCCTCCGGCCGTTTCCTCTCTTTCCTCGCCGTGGGTCTGGGCACCGTGCTGTTGCTGCGTGGCGGTGGCATCTCGGGTGCCTGGCTGATCCTGCTCGGCTGGTTTGGTCTGGGAGCTGCCCGCAACCAGCGCCAGATGCTGGCTCTGCAGCAGGCGCTCAAGGATCTGCGGGTGAGGGATGCGGCCCAGCGCCGCTTCCGGGTGCTGGAGTCGTCCGACAGCCTGCGCCAGCTCAGCCAGCTACGCCTCAGCCAGGACAAGGGTCCGAGCGACTGGGTGCTGGTGTGCGATCGGGGCCGTTGGTGCGGTGTGATCGATGACGACCCCCTGCAGACCCTGCCGGTTCAGCGCTGGGACACCGAGCGCATCGCCGATCACCTCAAACCGCTGGCTTCGTTGCCCTCGATCGGTGAGGGTGATGCGTTGTGGCAGGCGGCCCTGCGCCTGGAGGATGGTCCAGAGTCCCGTCTGCTGGTGCTGAGTCCCGCCGGGCTGCCCAGCGGCACCCTCGAGCGCCCCGAACTGAGTGAGGCTGTGCTGGGGCGGTTGGGTGTGAAGCTGCCGGCACCCATGCTCGAGCTGGCGCGGCGCCAGGGCACCTATCCCCTCGGTCTGGCCCTCGGTCAGGTGGCGCGCTCAATGGTGGCTTCCGGGGAAGTGAGCGTCAGCCCTTCCCTGTAG
- a CDS encoding phosphoribosylanthranilate isomerase, with protein MARPQLKICGLRQPDQASAVAALGVDAIGVIAVERSPRFLAAERRPALFAAMQTANPLCRGVLVVADPGDDRLAELGEGGHRVVQLHGSESVARCRDLRQRLGAGVQLWKALRIGSADDLVKAQAYTEVVDALLLDAWVEGQLGGTGRAIPLQWLQEFRPSLPWWLAGGIGPESVGAVLETLSPDGLDASSRVELSPGDKDLARVAALVRLVKGEGTRPASARTAAPIG; from the coding sequence ATGGCCCGCCCCCAGCTCAAGATCTGCGGCCTGCGGCAGCCGGACCAGGCCTCGGCCGTGGCGGCCCTGGGCGTCGATGCGATCGGCGTGATCGCCGTGGAGCGTTCACCCCGGTTTCTGGCGGCCGAGCGACGTCCGGCGCTGTTCGCTGCCATGCAGACCGCCAACCCGCTCTGCCGCGGCGTGCTGGTGGTGGCCGATCCGGGCGACGACCGTCTGGCGGAACTGGGTGAGGGCGGTCACCGCGTGGTGCAACTGCACGGCAGTGAATCGGTGGCTCGCTGCCGCGACCTGCGGCAGCGGCTGGGCGCGGGGGTTCAGCTCTGGAAAGCCCTGCGGATCGGGTCGGCAGACGACCTGGTGAAAGCGCAGGCCTACACCGAGGTGGTGGACGCCCTGCTGCTCGATGCCTGGGTGGAAGGACAGCTGGGCGGCACGGGCCGCGCCATCCCGCTGCAGTGGCTTCAGGAGTTCCGCCCCTCCCTGCCCTGGTGGTTGGCCGGGGGCATCGGGCCGGAGAGCGTCGGCGCGGTGCTGGAGACGCTCAGCCCCGATGGCCTCGACGCCTCCAGCCGCGTGGAACTCAGCCCCGGAGACAAGGATCTCGCCCGGGTGGCGGCCCTGGTGCGGCTGGTGAAGGGCGAGGGGACCAGGCCAGCCAGCGCCAGGACTGCCGCACCGATCGGCTGA
- a CDS encoding protochlorophyllide reductase: MMALPAAAPGTVLITGTTSGVGLNAVKALVDRGWIVVTANRDPVRAAAASDSLGIPADRLHHLRIDLGDLESVRVGVEALVASLEQPLDALVINAAVYKPRLKEPERSPQGYELSMATNHLGHFLLIQLLLEDLQRSTHPSRRVVVLGTVTANSKELGGKIPIPAPADLGDLSGFELGFKAPISMASGKPFKPGKAYKDSKLCNMITTQELHRRLNASTGIVFSSLYPGCVADTPLFRNTPKLFQKIFPWFQKNITGGYVSQQLAGDRVAQVVAEPEFAVSGVHWSWGNRQKRGGKQFSQELSYKASNPVTAQKMWEYSMDLVGLG, from the coding sequence ATGATGGCCCTACCCGCCGCCGCCCCCGGAACGGTCCTGATCACCGGTACGACCTCGGGGGTCGGTCTCAACGCCGTCAAGGCCCTCGTTGATCGAGGCTGGATCGTGGTGACAGCCAATCGCGACCCCGTTCGGGCCGCTGCCGCCAGCGACTCCCTCGGCATTCCCGCCGACCGGCTCCACCATCTGCGCATTGATCTGGGCGATCTCGAGAGTGTGCGGGTCGGCGTTGAGGCGCTGGTGGCATCTCTGGAGCAACCGCTGGATGCCCTGGTGATCAATGCGGCTGTTTACAAGCCGCGTCTGAAAGAGCCCGAACGCTCACCTCAGGGTTATGAGCTCTCGATGGCCACCAACCATCTTGGTCATTTTCTGTTGATTCAGTTGCTGCTTGAGGATCTGCAGCGCTCCACCCATCCCTCCCGCCGGGTGGTGGTGCTGGGCACCGTCACCGCCAACTCCAAGGAGTTGGGTGGCAAGATCCCGATCCCCGCCCCTGCCGATCTGGGCGACCTCTCCGGCTTCGAACTCGGCTTCAAGGCTCCGATCAGTATGGCCAGCGGCAAGCCCTTCAAGCCGGGCAAGGCCTATAAAGACAGCAAGCTCTGCAACATGATCACCACCCAGGAGCTGCACCGCCGCCTCAATGCCTCCACGGGAATCGTGTTCAGCTCTCTCTACCCGGGCTGCGTCGCTGACACACCCCTGTTCCGCAATACACCGAAGCTGTTTCAGAAGATCTTCCCCTGGTTCCAGAAGAACATCACCGGTGGCTACGTGAGTCAGCAGTTGGCCGGTGACCGGGTGGCACAGGTGGTGGCGGAACCCGAATTCGCCGTTTCGGGAGTGCACTGGAGCTGGGGCAATCGCCAGAAGCGTGGTGGCAAGCAGTTCAGCCAGGAACTCTCCTACAAGGCCAGCAATCCAGTCACTGCCCAGAAGATGTGGGAGTATTCGATGGACCTGGTGGGTCTGGGCTGA
- a CDS encoding sulfite exporter TauE/SafE family protein has protein sequence MSWTLLALVPLGLLAGLLSGLLGIGGGLIFSPILLLIGLEPHQALATSSLAIVPTTLAGTWTHLRSGQLPRSGGVAIAAGAAISAALFSRLGQGLEGWMLLGLQALMYLLLAITIEPKEASATHDSRPLPLAGLTSVGGVAGLAGGLLGVGGGLIMVPLMVKALQVPIRLAIRFSTLGVLVSSSAASVAFLQDGRGQLVLAVLLGGTAALAAQWSAGQLNRFSESSLAWMLRGLALLLAIDSSRRAVMLLLAG, from the coding sequence ATGTCTTGGACCCTGCTGGCGCTGGTGCCCCTGGGCCTGCTGGCCGGGCTGCTCTCCGGCCTTCTGGGCATCGGTGGTGGGCTGATCTTTTCTCCGATTCTGCTGCTGATCGGCCTTGAGCCCCATCAGGCTCTGGCCACCAGCAGCCTGGCGATCGTTCCCACCACCCTGGCTGGCACATGGACCCATCTGCGCAGCGGTCAGCTGCCCCGCAGCGGTGGCGTCGCCATTGCCGCCGGCGCTGCCATCAGTGCGGCCCTGTTCAGCCGTCTGGGTCAGGGCCTGGAGGGCTGGATGCTGCTCGGCCTTCAGGCGCTGATGTATCTGCTGCTGGCGATCACGATCGAGCCGAAGGAGGCATCAGCAACCCATGACTCTCGACCTCTGCCTCTGGCCGGCCTGACCTCGGTGGGTGGCGTCGCCGGTCTGGCCGGTGGCCTGCTGGGTGTGGGGGGCGGCCTGATCATGGTGCCGCTGATGGTGAAAGCTCTGCAGGTGCCGATCCGTCTGGCGATCCGGTTCAGCACCCTGGGAGTGCTGGTGTCGTCCAGTGCGGCCTCGGTGGCGTTCCTGCAGGACGGCCGCGGCCAGCTTGTTCTTGCCGTGCTGCTGGGGGGAACGGCAGCCCTGGCGGCCCAGTGGTCGGCAGGCCAGTTGAACCGTTTCAGCGAGAGCTCTCTGGCCTGGATGCTGCGTGGCCTGGCCCTGCTGCTGGCGATCGACAGCAGCCGCCGCGCCGTGATGCTGCTGCTGGCCGGCTGA
- the psaM gene encoding photosystem I reaction center subunit XII, protein MVSTLNQAEILIALVVAAHAGVLAVRLCFSLYKA, encoded by the coding sequence ATGGTTTCAACCCTGAACCAGGCCGAAATCCTGATCGCTTTGGTGGTGGCCGCCCACGCCGGCGTCCTGGCCGTCCGTCTTTGCTTCAGCCTGTACAAGGCCTGA
- the folE gene encoding GTP cyclohydrolase I, with protein MTSTLPSRFSTGAMATPEAAPLPASHRIRERLREAGVSFLANDNISAYLGEGELDQLEIEVAGKVRDLLRSLVIDIENDHNTEETAERVARMYLHEVFKGRYHEQPKIASFPNVKKLDEIYTVGPISVRSACSHHLVPILGNCWIGIKPGDRVIGLSKFSRVADWVFSRPHIQEEAVMILADEIERLCEPQGLAILVKAQHYCMKWRGVKEPQTSMVNSVVRGDFRLDPSLKQEFFELVKQQEAVLST; from the coding sequence ATGACCTCCACCCTCCCCTCCCGCTTTTCAACCGGTGCCATGGCGACGCCTGAGGCTGCTCCCCTGCCGGCGAGCCACCGTATCCGTGAGCGGCTGCGGGAAGCTGGTGTCTCCTTCCTCGCCAACGACAACATCTCCGCCTATCTCGGCGAGGGTGAACTTGACCAGCTCGAGATTGAGGTGGCAGGCAAGGTGCGCGATCTGCTGCGCAGTCTGGTGATTGACATCGAAAATGATCACAACACCGAAGAGACGGCCGAGCGGGTCGCCCGTATGTATCTTCACGAAGTCTTCAAAGGGCGCTATCACGAGCAGCCCAAGATTGCCAGTTTCCCCAATGTGAAGAAGCTGGATGAAATTTATACGGTTGGCCCCATTTCCGTGCGTTCAGCCTGTTCGCACCATCTCGTGCCGATTCTCGGCAACTGCTGGATTGGAATCAAGCCGGGTGACCGCGTGATCGGGCTTTCCAAATTCTCTCGTGTCGCCGACTGGGTCTTCTCCCGTCCCCATATCCAGGAAGAGGCCGTGATGATTCTGGCCGATGAGATTGAGCGGCTCTGTGAGCCCCAGGGATTGGCGATTCTGGTGAAGGCTCAGCACTATTGCATGAAATGGCGCGGCGTCAAGGAACCCCAGACCAGCATGGTCAATTCCGTGGTGCGTGGCGATTTCCGCCTCGATCCCAGTCTCAAGCAGGAGTTCTTCGAACTCGTGAAACAGCAGGAAGCCGTTCTGTCCACCTGA
- a CDS encoding CRR6 family NdhI maturation factor gives MATPPASEDWLVRIPAESLRRLDLSPLEPWRRLSPAELLAGTGKLRLSYDWPRADDDPRELSEIPELRLWSLRADALCPWLTLLLDRRDGDLIRHVAMLLPHGFSRNEGLRFAPESLDLWITHRLFLLDDWAGAAGLHCRQSLSQMAAVLGFELDPGFWQSLPSPPMGEN, from the coding sequence ATGGCCACCCCACCCGCCTCCGAAGACTGGCTCGTGCGGATTCCGGCCGAAAGCCTCCGCCGCCTCGACCTCAGCCCCCTGGAACCGTGGCGCCGGCTCAGCCCGGCCGAGCTGCTGGCCGGCACAGGCAAGCTCCGCCTCTCCTACGACTGGCCCCGCGCCGACGATGACCCCCGGGAACTCTCGGAAATCCCTGAGTTACGTCTCTGGAGCCTTCGCGCCGATGCCCTCTGCCCCTGGCTGACGCTGCTGCTGGACCGCAGGGACGGCGACCTGATCCGCCACGTGGCGATGCTGCTGCCCCATGGCTTCAGCCGCAACGAGGGGCTCCGCTTCGCGCCGGAAAGCCTCGATCTGTGGATCACCCATCGCCTCTTTCTGCTGGACGACTGGGCCGGTGCCGCCGGCCTGCACTGCCGTCAGAGCCTGAGCCAGATGGCCGCCGTGCTCGGCTTCGAGCTGGATCCAGGCTTCTGGCAGTCCCTCCCCTCCCCCCCGATGGGTGAGAACTGA
- a CDS encoding SDR family oxidoreductase, whose translation MVAALITGASRGIGAAAARKLAANGYDLLLLARSLSDLETLADQLRPLGRTVEVAAIDLADAAAIPVGLDQLCSRGLLPQLVINNAGVAYTGALASMPLSQWQWLFQLNVTSVFQVCQAVLPHLRAAGRGHIINVSSHAAQQAFPDWGAYCASKAALVSFSRCLAVEERTHGIRVSTLTLGAVNSSLWDSETVHSDFDRRAMLDPEQAADALLFLAQQPATQVVEDLTLMPAAGAL comes from the coding sequence TTGGTTGCTGCTCTGATCACGGGTGCCTCCAGAGGGATCGGCGCAGCGGCCGCCCGCAAGCTGGCGGCCAACGGCTATGACCTGCTCCTGCTGGCGCGCTCCCTGTCGGACCTTGAGACCCTGGCCGATCAACTCCGTCCCCTGGGTCGAACCGTTGAGGTGGCCGCCATCGACCTGGCGGATGCCGCTGCCATCCCCGTCGGGCTGGATCAGCTCTGCAGCCGGGGCCTTCTGCCACAGCTGGTGATCAACAATGCCGGCGTCGCCTACACCGGCGCCCTGGCCTCGATGCCTCTGTCGCAGTGGCAGTGGCTGTTTCAGCTCAACGTCACCAGCGTTTTTCAGGTGTGTCAGGCCGTTCTGCCGCACCTGCGTGCCGCCGGCCGTGGTCACATCATCAATGTGAGCAGCCATGCCGCCCAACAGGCCTTCCCGGACTGGGGCGCCTACTGCGCCAGCAAGGCGGCACTGGTTTCGTTCAGCCGTTGTCTGGCTGTCGAGGAACGCACCCACGGGATTCGAGTGAGCACGCTCACTCTGGGTGCAGTCAATTCAAGCCTTTGGGATAGCGAAACCGTCCACAGTGACTTTGACCGGCGTGCCATGCTTGATCCCGAGCAAGCGGCCGATGCACTGCTGTTTCTGGCTCAACAACCCGCCACCCAGGTGGTTGAAGACCTCACGCTCATGCCGGCCGCCGGCGCTCTCTAA
- the bchL gene encoding ferredoxin:protochlorophyllide reductase (ATP-dependent) iron-sulfur ATP-binding protein produces the protein MTSTLAKPATQNAGSHSRQHADGEGSVQVHQDPGMRIEEGALVIAVYGKGGIGKSTTSSNLSAAFSKLGKRVLQIGCDPKHDSTFTLTKQMVPTVIDILETVDFHTEELQPNDFVFEGYNGVMCVESGGPPAGTGCGGYVTGQTVKLLKEHHLLEDTDVVIFDVLGDVVCGGFAAPLQHAHYCLIVTANDFDSIFAMNRIIAAIQAKAKNYKVRLGGVVANRSKDTDQIDRFNDRVGMRTMAHFPDLDAIRRSRLKKCTIFEMEATPEVEAVQQEYLNLAQRMLDNVEPLEAESLKDREIFDLLGFD, from the coding sequence ATGACCAGCACCCTTGCGAAACCCGCAACCCAGAACGCCGGCAGCCACAGCCGCCAGCATGCCGATGGCGAAGGCAGCGTGCAGGTCCATCAGGACCCAGGCATGCGCATTGAAGAAGGAGCCCTGGTGATTGCCGTCTACGGCAAGGGAGGCATCGGCAAATCCACCACGTCCTCCAATCTGTCGGCCGCCTTTTCGAAGCTGGGCAAACGCGTGCTGCAGATCGGCTGCGATCCCAAGCACGACAGCACCTTCACGCTCACCAAGCAGATGGTGCCCACGGTGATCGATATTCTCGAAACGGTGGATTTCCATACTGAGGAACTCCAGCCGAACGACTTTGTTTTTGAAGGTTATAACGGCGTCATGTGCGTCGAGTCGGGTGGTCCACCCGCCGGCACCGGCTGTGGTGGTTATGTGACCGGGCAGACCGTGAAACTGCTCAAGGAGCATCACCTGCTTGAAGACACCGATGTAGTGATCTTCGATGTGCTGGGCGACGTGGTCTGCGGTGGCTTTGCGGCCCCGCTGCAGCACGCCCACTACTGCCTGATCGTGACCGCCAACGATTTTGATTCCATCTTTGCGATGAATCGGATCATTGCCGCCATTCAGGCCAAGGCGAAGAACTACAAGGTTCGACTGGGCGGCGTGGTAGCCAACCGCAGCAAGGACACCGACCAGATCGATCGCTTCAATGATCGCGTCGGCATGCGCACCATGGCTCACTTTCCTGATCTCGACGCGATCCGTCGCTCCCGCTTGAAAAAGTGCACCATTTTTGAGATGGAAGCCACCCCCGAGGTGGAAGCCGTTCAGCAGGAATATCTCAACCTCGCCCAACGGATGCTCGACAATGTCGAGCCTTTGGAGGCTGAGTCGCTCAAGGATCGCGAGATCTTCGATCTGCTCGGCTTCGACTGA
- a CDS encoding lipoate--protein ligase family protein has translation MNGPQHPVRDGSTAQVWRLLPDSALTGTWQMAIDEWILDQGQPALRLYRWSRPTLSLGYHQRRLPPHWLALAADGLIDLVRRPTGGRAVLHGCGDLTYALIWPDPPGQRLEAYRLACRWLQHAFAALGLPLQFGNESSGSQGAHAPNCFASATAADLVDAAGFKRIGSAQLWRRGQLLQHGAILVTPEPELWRQIFGEPPPPPPAGRLSSNLGVEDPHHPLRQQLLTAARSALPGAPVVLQPQPLSDTEWNAVEGRLQRYREGLTLTSPEATIERAT, from the coding sequence ATGAACGGGCCCCAGCATCCTGTACGGGACGGCAGCACAGCACAGGTCTGGCGCCTGCTGCCGGATTCGGCGCTCACCGGAACCTGGCAGATGGCGATCGATGAGTGGATACTCGATCAGGGCCAACCGGCCCTGCGTCTCTACCGGTGGAGCCGCCCCACCCTGTCGCTGGGCTACCACCAGCGGCGTCTGCCGCCCCACTGGCTGGCCCTGGCGGCGGACGGCCTGATCGACCTGGTCCGCAGGCCCACTGGCGGCCGGGCGGTGCTGCACGGCTGCGGCGATCTCACCTACGCCCTGATCTGGCCCGATCCCCCTGGCCAGCGCCTGGAGGCCTACCGCCTGGCCTGCCGCTGGCTGCAGCACGCCTTCGCCGCCCTGGGGCTGCCGCTCCAGTTCGGCAACGAGTCAAGCGGCTCCCAGGGGGCCCATGCACCGAACTGCTTTGCCAGCGCCACCGCGGCGGATCTGGTGGACGCCGCTGGATTCAAGCGGATCGGCAGCGCCCAGCTCTGGCGCCGCGGCCAGCTGCTGCAACACGGCGCCATCCTGGTGACGCCGGAGCCGGAGCTGTGGCGGCAGATCTTCGGGGAACCTCCGCCGCCGCCGCCGGCAGGACGACTCAGCAGCAACCTGGGAGTGGAGGATCCCCACCATCCGCTCCGGCAACAACTGCTGACCGCGGCCCGGTCGGCCCTGCCGGGCGCTCCGGTCGTGCTGCAACCCCAGCCGCTCAGCGACACCGAATGGAACGCTGTGGAGGGGCGGCTGCAGCGCTACAGGGAAGGGCTGACGCTCACTTCCCCGGAAGCCACCATTGAGCGCGCCACCTGA